One window of the Eucalyptus grandis isolate ANBG69807.140 chromosome 8, ASM1654582v1, whole genome shotgun sequence genome contains the following:
- the LOC120286788 gene encoding uncharacterized protein LOC120286788 isoform X1, whose protein sequence is MLRSLLFLIMKKRKSDLKMRWTPLEGGSWIVPHLVGWQEIEGGQFLVQDFVLVLSVFGWSLRRIRTWTCLRTGSWLLTYDVKKLPTNNIPVLLKMRRTLLNMLGLAFDEGGCAVGSNSRFRKETKFHS, encoded by the exons at GTTGAGGTCGTTGCTCTTTCTGattatgaagaagaggaagagcgATTTAAAGATGAG GTGGACGCCCTTAGAGGGTGGTTCTTGGATAGTACCGCACCTGGTGGGCTGGCAGGAGATCGAAGGGGGGCAGTTCCTAGTTCAGGATTTTGTTTTAGTGCTCAGCGTATTTGGATGGTCATTAAGGAGAATAAGGACTTGGACTTGCTTGCGGACAGG GTCATGGTTGCTCACATACGATGTGAAGAAATTGCCGACGAACAATATTCCAGTCTTACTTAAAATGAG GCGAACTCTTCTTAACATGTTAGGACTAGCTTTCGATGAAGGAGGCTGCGCAGTTGGGAGCAATTCCCGGTTTCGGAAAGAAACTAAATTCCATTCTTGA
- the LOC120286788 gene encoding uncharacterized protein LOC120286788 isoform X2, whose translation MLRSLLFLIMKKRKSDLKMRWTPLEGGSWIVPHLVGWQEIEGGQFLVQDFVLVLSVFGWSLRRIRTWTCLRTGSWLLTYDVKKLPTNNIPVLLKMRYES comes from the exons at GTTGAGGTCGTTGCTCTTTCTGattatgaagaagaggaagagcgATTTAAAGATGAG GTGGACGCCCTTAGAGGGTGGTTCTTGGATAGTACCGCACCTGGTGGGCTGGCAGGAGATCGAAGGGGGGCAGTTCCTAGTTCAGGATTTTGTTTTAGTGCTCAGCGTATTTGGATGGTCATTAAGGAGAATAAGGACTTGGACTTGCTTGCGGACAGG GTCATGGTTGCTCACATACGATGTGAAGAAATTGCCGACGAACAATATTCCAGTCTTACTTAAAATGAG